Within Aliivibrio fischeri, the genomic segment CTTGAGATAGGTTGGAGGGACTAGGTTCTAGGGACGAGAAAGAGGTAGTCAAAATGGAACTAGAAACTATACGCTAGCGCTAGCTAGAGACGATAAGAGCATTATATGACTAAAGTTGAACGTCATTCTTAAATAGGTAATGCTTTTGATTTTATAGTTTCTAGAGCGAAGCGTTCTAGTTAGCGTAGCGTATAGATCTAACTAAAAGGACGAGGTCCGTACTCGAACCTCGTCCCTCGCATCTAGTTCTTATGTCTACGTACTTTAAGTGCGTGTGGCATAACACGGATACGACGCATTATTTCAGCTAAATGCTTACGATCTTTTACCGTAAGTTCGATGGTTACTGTATATAAGCGTCCATCTTTTTCTTCTGTTGAAATACCACGGATATTTGATCCTGTACCTGCAATCACATTCGCCAAATCAGCTAATGCACCTTGGTGGTTTTGGATATCAATATCTAATGCCGTATCAAATTCTTGATCGAATTCATCAGCCCATTCAACGCCCATGTACTTATCAAGTTCTTTTTGATAACCACGAACATTTGCACACTCTTCCATATGAACCACAAGGCCACGGCCAGGACTTACGTGAGCAATAATGTGATCACCCGGAATAGGGCGACAACAGTTTGCAAATGTCAGTAAGATGCCATCAGCACCACGGATTGGTAGTTTTTTACCAGTGGTGGTTTCAATGTTTGAGGTTTGTTCCGTTAATTCATCAGCAGAGCCTAATAGGCGACGAGCAATAACAATACTCATCAACTCACCTAAGCCGATAGCGGCCAGTAAGTCATCCAGTTCTGCTAATTTAAGATCAGATAAAACGTGATCAATATTCTCTTGAGAGATATCGTCTAGTGATACGTTATGACCTAAAGCGTGATTCAATAGGCGACGACCTAATACTACAGAATCTTCTCTACGCATGGTTTTTAGCACTTGGCGGATCTTCGTACGTGCTTTTGATGTCACTACGTAGTTCAGCCATGCTGCATTTGGACGAGCACCTGGAGCACTGATGATTTCAACCGTTTGACCATTTTTAAGTGGTTTACTTAGTGGGTAAGGTTGACGGTTAACACGTGAACCAACACAACTGTTACCAACATCAGAGTGAACGGCGTAAGCAAAATCTACAGCCGTTGCGCCAACAGGCAGTTCAAAAATACGGCCTTTTGGAGTGAAAACGTAAATTTCGTTCGGGAAGAGATCCGATTTTACGTTTTCAATAAATTCAAATGAGCTACCTGCACTTTGTTGAAGTTCAAGTAAGCTTTGCATCCAGCGTTGTGCTCGGATTTGAGCCGTCGTGCTAGAGTTATCGCCTTCTTTGTACGACCAATGTGCAGCAACACCTTTGTTCGCCATTTGCTCCATATCTTCAGTACGAATTTGTACTTCAACAGGAACACCGTGAGGGCCAACCATAGAGGTATGAAGCGATTGGTAGCCATTGGCTTTTGGTACAGCAATATAGTCTTTAATACGACCCGGACGAGGTTTGTAAATGCTGTGAACTTGGCCTAATGCTCGATAACAAGTATCGACATTATCGGTAATTACTCGGAACGCATAGATATCCATAATGGTATGGAAACGCTGTTCTTTATTTTTCATTTTATTGTAAATAGCGAACAGGTTTTTCTCTCTACCAATCACTCGACCTGTGATGCCAGCTTCAGCAATACGGCCTTCAATTTCTGAGTGAATTTTTTGGATCATCTCTTTACGGTTACCACGAGCTGACTTCACCACTTCTTTTAATACGCGATAGCGATTAGGGTAAAGGGCTTCAAAACCTAACTCTTCAAGTTCAGTTTTAATATTGTGGATACCAAGGCGATGCGCCAAAGGAGAGAAGATTTCTAAAGTTTCACGAGCAATGCGGCGACGTTTATCAGGGCGTAAAGCACCCAACGTGCGCATGTTATGAGTTCGGTCAGCAAGTTTGATCAATATAACGCGGATGTCTTGCACCATCGCCATGACCATTTTTCGGAAGTTTTCAGCCTGTGCTTCTTTTTTATCGCGGAACTTAAGTTTGTCCAGCTTAGAAACACCATCCACTAATTCGGCAACCGTATCACCAAACTGCTCTGCGAGCTCTTCTTTGCTAACTTCTGTGTCTTCAATAACATCATGAAGCAGCGCAGCCATCAGCGTTTTGTGGTCGAGCTTCATTTCTGCAAGGATTCGAGCCACAGCTACTGGGTGGATGATATAAGGTTCGCCACTTGAGCGAGTTTGCCCTTCATGGGCTTCTTTTGCTACCAGATAAGATCGACGAAGAGCCTCAATGTGAGGCTCTGGCAGGTAATCTTTGGCAACATCTTTCAGGCTATCGAATAAATCCAAATTTCGCCCCGTCAGGTTTGCTGTTTTACAATCTACAAGAGATTATAAAGATTAACGATTGTGTGTGATTGAGCTTACTGCTGCTAATTCAGCTGCGTCTTGCTCTTGTTGCTCTTGGCGCTCACGAGCATCTAGTAATTCTTTAGTGATCAGGCCTTCTTCAATTTCACGAAGAGCGATAACAGTTGTTTTATCGTTCTCTTCAGGCACTAGCGCATCTTTACCACCAGTTTGCATTTGACGTGCGCGACGAGAAGAAATAAGTACTAGATCGAAACGGTTGCCGATTTTCTCAACTGCGTCTTGAACGGTTACACGTGCCATGAGGACTCCAATTTATTAACAAAAATAGTTATATGATGAGAAAGTATACAAGTAACCCGTATAAGTTTCTAGCTAGGGTTACAAGATACTCGTAGAAATATGAAGAAATTAGTCCGCTAATAGCGCTTCTAACATGCCTTTATATTTCGTTGTTTGTTTGTCTTGTTTTAAGCGTTCTGCACGGATAATTGAACGGAAGTCCATTTGTGCAGTATCAAAATCGTCATTAATGATCACATAATCGTATTCATCGTAATGTGAAATTTCAGATTTTGCTTCGCTCATGCGCTTAGCAATAACAGCATCGCTGTCTTGGCCACGTGCATTTAGGCGTCGTTCTAGTTCTCCATTTGATGGAGGTAGAATGAATACGCTTTTTGCTAAAGGCATTTGTTCACGGATTTGACGAGCACCTTGCCAATCAATATCTAAGAACACATCAATACCTTTATCAAGGGTCTCTTCGATCCATACTCGAGATGTTCCGTAGTAGTTACCGAACACTTCGGCATATTCTAAGAATTCACCTTTTTGAATCAGTTCTTCAAAATGCTCTTTCTGAATAAAGTGATAATGAACACCATCAGTTTCTCCTGGGCGCATACCACGAGTAGTATGAGACACAGAGACTTTCATAGCATAAGTTGGGTTGCTTTCTAACAGTGCCGAGATCAAACTCGACTTACCAGCACCACTTGGGGCTGACACAATATAAAGTGTACCTTTGCTCATGATAGATTCTCTTGGGAGTTATGGCATTTCTCTTAATATACCATTTTTTTAGATATTGAGAGGAAATGCGAAGCATAGAAAATTGGGTGGCGAAGAATAGCACAATCAAGAATCAATTTGAATGAAAGAAATACGCTAATTCAAATAATAATTTTGTGTTAAATCGAGTTGGCACTATCATTAAGGCTTAATTAATCCTCAACCTTAATAATAGTGGATATTTTAGTTATGCCTTCTCATCTGCCGAAATCATTTAGTAAACCGTTTTTAAAAGTCTTTCATATTTTAGAAGCCATATTATTGGTTGCTATCACGCTAGCTACCTTATTTGCGATGGTGAACGAATTCATTCATGTTTTTGTCGAACAGCAAATTCAATTAACAGACATCCTTTTAATGTTTATCTACCTTGAAGTGTTAGCCATGGTGCAGCAGTTCGTGATGAACGGTAAAATCCCGGTTCGTTATCCTATCTACATCGCTATGATGGCCATTGCTCGTTACATTACATTAGGAATGAAAGAGATTGATGCAACCTTGGTGGTTTGGTTAGCGTTAGCCGCATTCATTCTTGCCGCTGCGACGTTATTGATCCGTGTTGGGCACCATTACTGGCCATATGAAATAAACGAAAACAAACATTATGATGAGTAGCCTTAACGCTATTTTTTATTGGTAATAATAAAGCGCCCCTGTAGTGATTAACTACAGGGGCGTTTTAATAACGCATTGATGAAAATAACCGTGCTTTTTTGCTGTAAGGATTGTGTAAAAAAACGTAATGCTTATTGTGAAGTGAGTCGTATGCCGTTATCTTCATTCTTGTATTTATGTCTAACGAGATATTGTGATGCTAATTAGAAAGATAGCCACAATTTGTATTTTAATGGCGACACTATTAGTTTTAACGCTATATAGTGCGACATCTCGTGTAGAAAATTTACCAACTCAGTTCTCTGATAATCACGCTGTGGTTGAAATTAGTCATGTTGATTTTTGTAATCTAGATCTTGGTGATATTCAATCATCAGCAGAGTCGGGGTGTTGTGATCCCGGAGGCTCTTGTTTTGAAAAGCAATGTTGTTCTCATGGGCATGCATCAAGCAGCAGTCTGGTGAGTAATTCACTGTTTGTTAATATAACGCCTTATCATTTTGTATCAGCTCCTATGGTATCTACTACCTACTTAAGTGCTGATCTCGGTTATCTTTACCGACCTCCAATCAGTTAATTCCTATCTCGTGACGATTTTGTCACACCACAATTATATCTATGCGTGAATACACGCGTGCTTTTTTGTCATGCAGGTACATCAATTCGTTGATGGATTTACCTCGCTTTTTGATAGGGATCTGAAAATGTCTTTTAGATTTATTAATTACGTATTTTTCTATTTAACTCAATACGTTTGCTTCTCATGTAATCATTCTATTCGCTCTGTATGTAAAGAAGGAGCGCATTATGAATAAGAAATATTTACCCGCATTATTGTTTGTTTCAGTGTGTTTAATTTGGGGAACAACTTGGCTTGCAATGGAGTTTGCCGTTCAGACGATTCCTCCAATCTTTGCGACTGGTTTGCGTTTTTTAATCGCTTCACCACTACTAATCATGTTGGCTAAGTTGTTTAAGCAATCTCTTTTTTTTCCGAAAGGAAAGAGACTTTGGATGCTGATAGTAGCAATGTTTTATTTCGCTATTCCGTTTACCTTGATGATTTTTGGAGAGCAGTATATTTCATCTGGATTAGCTTCGATTATCTTTGCAAACATGCCAATCGCTGTGATGTTTACATCCAGTCTATTCTTAGGTTTAAAGCTGAGAAAGATTCAAATCGGTGGTTTATTTGTTGCAGTCTTAAGTTTAATTTTAATCTTAACAAAGGAGATGAGTTTAGGCGGAGAGGATTATCTGCTTGGATTTTTGGCTCTAGGAGGTGCTGTTCTTATGCATGCCATCATGTATGTGTTGGTTGAGAAGTTCTGTGAGCGAGTTCCTGTACTTACGTATAATGCGCTTCCTAGTTTGATCGCTTCTTTATGTTTACTTGTTACGTCTATGTTTATCGAGCAACCAGATGTGAGTACATTTTCTGTAGATTCGATAATGGCTGTTGTTTATTTGGGTATATTTGCGAGTGTTGGTGGCATTGTGGCTTACTTTAAACTTGGTCAAGTATCTTCACCATTTACAGCATCTATTTGCTTCTTATTTTTCCCTCTTATCGCTTTAAGCCTTTCTGTTTGGTTTGCGGGAAATAGCATATCTACTACCTCTGTTTTATTGTTGTTGCCTCTACTTTGTGGAATTTTAGTCACTAAGCTTGATGCTTCTTTTTGGACTAAGCTTTTTTCACTAGGTATGGGAGAGAGAAGAAAACAAAAGGTAAGTTAAAGAGCGTATCGTTATTGATAGCCATAAAAAAGCCCTGATAAGTTCAGGGCTTTTTATTAATCTATATTTAGTAGAATCGAATTATTCAATATTCTGAATTTGCTCACGCATTTGTTCGATAAGTACTTTCAGCTCAACACCAGATGCAGTGATATCTGTGCTGATTGATTTAGATGCTAGCGTGTTGGCTTCACGGTTAAACTCTTGCATCATGAAATCCAGTTTACGACCACATGCGCCGCCTTTTTTCATAATACTGTTTGCTTCTTTAACGTGAGAATCTAAACGATCGATCTCTTCAGCTACATCCGATTTTTGAGCTAAAAGGATCAACTCTTGTTCAACACGAGAAGAATCCAGTTCAATTTTCGCATCTTCAAATTTAGTCAGAAGACGGTTACGTTGCCATTCTAGGATCTCTGGCATGCGAGCACGAACTTTTGCTGCTTCTTCAGTAATAGCATCTAAGCGTTGTACGATAAGTGCTTGCATGTTTGCACCTTCACTTGCACGAGCTTCAATGAAGTCATTTACTGCTAGTTCAAAGTGCTCAAGAAGCTCTTTATTAATCGCATCGAAATCCTGCTCAGGAGCTTCCATTACGCCTTGCCATTGCAGAATTTGGAAAGGGTTAATGCTGCCTTCGCCTGATTCAGTTTTTACCCATTGTGCTGCTTTAATCACTTGGCGAGCTAAATCTTCATTAATTTTTAATTCGCTGTTTGATGCATTGTTTGCTTCAAAGCGTAGGTGACATTCTACTTTACCGCGAGCAAGACGCTTACGGAAACGCTCACGAAGAACAGGTTCTAAGCCACGGAACTGTTCTGGCATACGGAAATAAGTTTCTAAATAACGTTGGTTTACTGAGCGGATTTCCCACACAGCGTTACCCCAATCTGCTTTTACTTCGCGGCGTGCATAAGCCGTCATACTGTAGATCATGTAAGCGTCCTCAAATCATCAATAGGAAGGATGATGAATAAAATATCGCGATACTATAACAGATAAGCGCAATAGTGAGTAACTAGAGAAACAGGAGCTATGCTTTATTCTTGGACTTGGGTATAATCGGCGACAATTTGTCATAATCAAGGTATCTGCCATGCGTCCTAGCGGAAGAACAGCTCAGCAAGTCCGTCCAATTACACTTACTCGTAACTTCACTGCACACGCAGAGGGTTCAGTATTAGTTGAATTTGGTAATACAAAAGTAATTTGTACTGCAAGTGTTGAAGAAAACGTTCCTCGCTGGTTAAAAGGCAAAGGGAAAGGTTGGGTAACCGCTGAGTACGGTATGTTACCTCGCGCAACACACACTCGTAATCGCCGTGAAGCAGCAAGCGGTAAACAAGGTGGTCGTACGATGGAAATCCAACGTTTGATCGCTCGTAGTTTACGTGCAGCCGTTGACCTAGAAGCACTAGGTGAACAAATGATCACAGTTGACTGTGACGTTATTCAAGCTGACGGTGGTACTCGTACAGCATCTATTACTGGTGCAAGTGTGGCGTTAGCTGACGCAATTAATCACATGATTGCTACGGGTAAACTAAAATCGAACCCAATGAAAGGTCATGTAGCGGCGGTTTCTGTTGGTATCTACAACGGTGAAGCAATTTGCGACCTTGAGTATCTAGAAGACTCAGCAGCAGATACAGACATGAACGTTGTCATGATGGAAGATGGCAAAATGATTGAAGTGCAGGGCACGGCAGAAGAAGCACCGTTCTCTCACCAAGAATTGTTAGACATGCTGGCTCTTGCGCAACAGGGCATCAATGACATTATTGAGAAGCAGAAAGCGGCGTTGGCCGAATAATTGATTTTAATAGCTCCTAATTTAGGGGCTATTTTTTTATGTGTTTTTAAGAGCAGGGACGAGAACGCTGTGCTCCGAGAGTTGAGGACGGACTTCGTCCTAAAGCAAGAGTAGGATTCAGGACGCTACGCTTGCAGGTTTCAGGTGTATTCGTTTTTGATCTTCCTGAAACCTGTTCTTACCAATTTGAAAGTTATAAATTATTAACCAAAAAGAGAGAATGAAAATGAAAGCATACCAGCGTGAGTTTATTGAATTTGCCCTTGAGAAAGAAGTACTAAAGTTTGGTGAGTTTACTTTAAAGTCTGGTCGTAAAAGCCCATATTTCTTTAACGCTGGCTTATTTAATACCGGTCGTGATTTAGCACGTTTAGGTCGTTTTTATGCAGCTGCATTGGCGGATTCTGGTATTGAATATGATGTATTATTTGGCCCTGCGTACAAAGGGATTCCAATCGCAACAACGACAGCAGTAGCATTAGCTGATCACCATGATACAGATAAGCCATACTGTTTTAACCGTAAAGAAGCAAAAGATCACGGTGAAGGCGGCAACCTAGTTGGTAGCGCACTTGAAGGTCGCATTATGCTAGTTGATGACGTGATCACAGCTGGTACAGCGATTCGTGAATCAATGGAAATCATTCAAGCAAATGGCGCTGATTTAGCGGGTGTTCTTGTGGCTATTGACCGTCAAGAAAAAGGCAAAGGTGAGTTATCGGCGATTCAAGAAGTTGAACGTGACTTCAATTGCTCAATCATTTCGATTGTAAGTCTGACAGACTTAATCTCTTTCTTAGAAGAGAAAGGCGATAATGCTGAGCAACTAGAAGCCGTAAAAGCGTACCGTGCTGAGTTTGGTATCTAATTGATGCTAAAACCCTTTAAGTAGGGTTAATAATGCTTTTTCAAAATAGAAGAGTAAGTGGTTGATGTCGTATCAGCCACTTTTTTTTGCGCTTCATCTTCAACATTTGTTGTCTGTGTCATATCGACATTTAACCACTCTTTCATGTTCTTCCAGAGCGGTTTATCAAGCTCAGGGTAGCGAGCTAAGAAACAGTTCTTTTCTGAAAACATCTCTTGATATGCTTGATGCTCAGACATGGTACCTAAAAGCGGGTACTTCATATGCTGCAGCACTTTATGAACAAACTCAGTACCTTGGTTGTTTTCTTTGCAGCGAGTAATAACAAAGGCTAACTCAACATTATTATGCTTAAACGCAGGGGAATTAATTAAGTCTTTAATGAAGCCAAGCATTGAGTGCACATCAATTGGTGATGGTTGGACAGGGAAGATGATCTTATCAACCATAGAAATATACTTCTCCATCTCAAAACGACTAAAGTTAGAGGGAGAATCAATCACTGTGATTTTAGTGTCCGCTTCCAAACGTAAAGCGAGAGAAAAGGCACATTTGATGATGGTAAAAAACGAGTCGTTCTCACCCCTTCGGTTTTACTGCCCCAAAAGTGGCTTGTACCTTGAGGGTCAAGATCAATGATTTCCGTTTTTACTTTTTGATGAGCGTAGAAAGACGCCATTGCTATTGCGAACGTGGATTTGCCTGCGCCACCTTTACGGTTGATGACAAGAACTTTTTTACATTGTGCTCGTTTATATCCAACTAACATGATGAACTCATCTATAATCATTGACAATATTATAACTAAGCAATCAATATGCCATGTAATTCAAGTTTGGTACGGTAATCAGTCTTAAAGTTTGAACTCGTTACATAAAAAGTAACAATTTCATCTCTCATTTTTTATGAAATACCACTTCAATTGCTTCAAGTTACGAGTAAACTGAAACAAGACATATATTGAGGTTAAGCCCATGCAAGAAAACCATAAGATTTTAGTAGTTGATGATGATGCTCGTCTTCGTTCTTTATTAGAGCGTTACTTGTCAGAACAAGGCTTTCAAGTGCGTAGCGTAGCTAACAGTGAACAAATGGACCGTTTATTGGCTCGTGAAACTTTCCACCTAATGGTATTGGACTTAATGTTGCCGGGTGAAGATGGCCTATCTATTTGCCGCCGCTTACGCAGTGCAAATAATATGTTGCCGATCCTAATGCTAACGGCAAAAGGCGATGAAATTGATCGCATCGTTGGTTTAGAAGTTGGTGCTGATGATTATTTACCAAAGCCATTTAATCCACGTGAATTACTAGCACGTATTCGTGCGGTATTACGTCGCCAAGTTATTGAAGCGCCAGGAGCTCCAAGCGCAGAAGATAAAATGATTGAGTTTGGTGAATTCCGCTTAAATCTAGGTACACGTGAAATGTTCCGTAATGAAGAACCAATGCCACTGACATCAGGGGAATTTGCCGTTCTAAAATCATTAGTGACGAACATGCGTGAACCAATGTCGCGTGATAAATTAATGAATATGGCTCGTGGCCGTGAATATTCAGCAATGGAACGTTCAATTGACGTTCAAATTTCTCGTCTTCGTCGTATGATTGAAGAAGACCCAAGTCGTCCACGCTATATTCAAACGGTGTGGGGATTAGGTTATGTATTTGTTCCTGATGGGGCAGAAGCGTAAGAGTAGGGACGAGAATTGAGTACGTTTCGCTTAAGGGGTGAGGAAGAGCATTAAAAGCAGGTTTCAGGTCTCAGGAAGAACAAAAGTGAGTACACCTGAAACCTGCAAGCGAAGCGTCCTGAAACCTAGGTTATTTCAACACCAACCATATTCGCTGTTGTCGTTTCTAGTTAGCGCAGCGTATAGTCTCTAACTCTCTTCAAATTCATCACCAAACAGAGAACTCCCATGAAAAGTACCTTCGCCAGAACCCTTTTACTCCTTGCATCCCTTCTTATCGCCAGTCAGGTATTCTCTTATCTCGCGGTTTTTAATTACGCCTTATTACCTAGCTTGCAGCAATTTAATCGCATTTTGGCTTATGAAGTACGCTTAATGTTAGCGGAAGATGTCACGCTAGAGAGTGGTAAAAATGTTCATTTAGGGCAGCCTCTACGACGTCAATTATTAGAGCAGCTTGGTGTGAGTCTTCATGATGAAAACGATCCTGATATGAAAGAGTATTATCAGGCCAGTCCGGTTGAATTTTTAAGTGAAGAGATGACTCAGGAGTTAGGAGCACCAACAGAAGTTCGTTTGATTCTGGGGACCGACAGTTATGTATTGTGGATGAAGAGTGAAGCAATGCCTAAATTTTATATGCGAATACCATTATCAGCATTGCAAGAAGATGATTTCGCACCGCTCTTTAGAAACAGTTTATTTATCGCTCTACTCGTCATTCTTGGTGGTTGGACGTTTATTAAAATTCAGAATCGACCATTAATGGCACTGCAAACTGCCGCTCGTAAAGTAGGTAAAGGTGAAATACCCGATCCGTTACCTGAAAAAGGAGCATCAGAGATTCAAGCGGTGACTCGTGCGTTTAACCAAATGTCGAAGGGCATTCAGAAATTAGAGCAAGACCGAGCTTTATTAATGGCCGGGGTTAGTCATGATATCCGAACACCATTAACTCGTATTCGTTTAGCCACAGAAATGATGTCTCCAGAAGATAGCTACCTTGCTGAAAGTATGATTAAAGACACGGAAGAGTGTAATGAGATCATCGGTCAATTCATGGACTATTTAAAGCCTGTCGCAAAGCAAGATTTTACTCAGGTGGATGTGAATATCATAGTTAATGAAGTGATATTAGCTGAGGGGGGTATGAGCGTGAAATTCAAACCAAACTCGCCATGATCCCAAAAGCGATTAATGGTAATGCGGTAGCAATTAAGCGAGTGATCACCAATTTGGTCGTTAATGCGATTCGATACGGTGGTGATTGGATTCAAGTATCAACCAGTGTTTCTGCCGACCATAAGACCGTATGGATTATTATTGAAGATAATGGCCCTGGAGTTGATAACGCACAGTTAGAAACGGTGTTCGAACCTTTTACTCGAGGTGATACGGCTCGTGGTAGTGAAGGTACAGGGCTAGGATTAGCCATTGTTAAGCGTATTGTTACTCAGCATCAAGGTGAAGTGAGTTTATCAAACCGAAGTGAAGGTGGTTTGAAGGTTCAAGTTGAGTTTCCGTTGGGATAAGAGCAGGGACGAGAATCGAGGACGCTTCGCTCGAGGGGCGAGGAAGAGCGTAAGAGCAAAAAGCGAAGGGTTCAGGTCTCAGGTTTCAGGAAGAGCAAAAGCAGAGTTCAGAGGTGATTGTTGTGATAACAGTATCAAATATACAGTTCCCTCCCCTTAGTAAGGGGGGGAGGAGATAAAATCAAAAGCGAGTACACCTGAAACCTGCAAGCGTAGCGCCCTGAAACCTAAAAACTCACCACATCAACTATGCTTGCTCTTATAGTCTCTAGTCAGCGCAGCGTATCGTTCCTAGTAAAAAATAAAAAAGACCGCAGATAATAATCACTTGCGGTCTTTTTCGTTTTTACTCGTCCTTAGAGCGAAGCGAACTTGCCCCTAGTCCCTTTAAGCAATCACATCTTGTTTTGCTTCTTCTTTCACTTCTGCATACGGCAATACGATATTTAAGATAATCGCAGTTACACCACCTGCAGTTACACCTGATGAGAAAATATTTTTAATCATCTCTGGCATGAACTGAAGAATTTCAGGTTTTTGAGCTAAGCCAAGACCCATAGAGAAAGACATTGCCATGATTAGGATGGCGCGACGGTCTAGTTCAACACGTGAGATAATACGCACCCCAGCAGCCGCAATCGTACCGAACATCACAATAGTCGCACCACCAAGTACAGGCTCAGGAATGATCTGCACCATGCTTGCCACACCAGGGAATAAGCCAAGAAGAACTAACATTCCTGCAATGAAATACCCCACATAACGACTTGCTACACCCGTTAATAGGATTACGCCATTGTTTTGGCTGAACGTTGAGTTAGGGAAGCTGTTAAATGCTGCTGCGATTGCTGAGTTAATACCATCAGCCAATACACCGCCTTTAATACGCTTCATATAAACAGGCCCTTTCACTGGCTGGCCTGATACTTCTGATGTTGCTGTAATATCACCAATGGCTTCTAATGCCGTGATTAAGAAGATAAGTACCAAAGGAATAAACAGAGACCAGTCAAAACCTAAGCCATATTGCATAGGAATTGGTAGGGCAATTAGAGCTGCATCATGAGACATTTCTGTATTAAGCATTCCATAGCCCACGCAGCTACCGTACCTACTGTCATTGCGATAACGATAGAAGCCATACGTAGGTAAGGGTTAGTTGCACGGTTTAGTACCACAATAATTAATAATACCGTGCCAGCAAGAGCGAGCTTATCAAGACTACCAAATGTGCCTTCGCCCATAGCAGAATATCCGCCACCCATAGACACTAAACCGACTTGAATAAGAGTAAGGCCAATTAGGGTAACAACAATGCCAGAGACTAATGGAGTAATGATCTTTTGAGCGTATTCGAGAACACGAGATAGGAAAATTTCAGCGGTTGAAGCAACAAGAATGGTACCAAAAATTGCCGCCATCATTGTAGGAACATCAGCACCACCAGCTTTTAGTGCAAGGCCAGCACCAATGATTGGGCCTAAGAAATTAAAACTGGTGCCTTGAACTGAAAGTAAGCCAGAACCGATAGGGCCAAAAGTTTTGATTTGAATAAAAGAAGAAATGCCCGAAGCAAATAAAGACATGCTGATGATGGTATTGGTTTCAGCCGCTGGAACACCAAGAGTCTGACAGATGATCAGAGACGGCGTAATAATCGCAACAAACATCGCCAATAAGTGCTGAAAAGCAGCAAATAAAGTGTGCGGTAGCGGTGGACGATCATCCAATTGATAGATCAATTCAGATGGTTTTGTGGTGCTGTTTTTAACGGTCATGGCCGATATTCCTAGTAGTGTAACGTTGTCTTCAAATCTCGCTGAATGGGAGTTTGAAGTGAGAAGGCGTCAATCTGTGATTGCTGTTAATCAGAACCTTTCTCGATAGGGTTGCATTGTTAAGTTCAAGACTTAATCAATTGGAGCGGTATTTTA encodes:
- the spoT gene encoding bifunctional GTP diphosphokinase/guanosine-3',5'-bis pyrophosphate 3'-pyrophosphohydrolase, which codes for MDLFDSLKDVAKDYLPEPHIEALRRSYLVAKEAHEGQTRSSGEPYIIHPVAVARILAEMKLDHKTLMAALLHDVIEDTEVSKEELAEQFGDTVAELVDGVSKLDKLKFRDKKEAQAENFRKMVMAMVQDIRVILIKLADRTHNMRTLGALRPDKRRRIARETLEIFSPLAHRLGIHNIKTELEELGFEALYPNRYRVLKEVVKSARGNRKEMIQKIHSEIEGRIAEAGITGRVIGREKNLFAIYNKMKNKEQRFHTIMDIYAFRVITDNVDTCYRALGQVHSIYKPRPGRIKDYIAVPKANGYQSLHTSMVGPHGVPVEVQIRTEDMEQMANKGVAAHWSYKEGDNSSTTAQIRAQRWMQSLLELQQSAGSSFEFIENVKSDLFPNEIYVFTPKGRIFELPVGATAVDFAYAVHSDVGNSCVGSRVNRQPYPLSKPLKNGQTVEIISAPGARPNAAWLNYVVTSKARTKIRQVLKTMRREDSVVLGRRLLNHALGHNVSLDDISQENIDHVLSDLKLAELDDLLAAIGLGELMSIVIARRLLGSADELTEQTSNIETTTGKKLPIRGADGILLTFANCCRPIPGDHIIAHVSPGRGLVVHMEECANVRGYQKELDKYMGVEWADEFDQEFDTALDIDIQNHQGALADLANVIAGTGSNIRGISTEEKDGRLYTVTIELTVKDRKHLAEIMRRIRVMPHALKVRRHKN
- the rpoZ gene encoding DNA-directed RNA polymerase subunit omega, which translates into the protein MARVTVQDAVEKIGNRFDLVLISSRRARQMQTGGKDALVPEENDKTTVIALREIEEGLITKELLDARERQEQQEQDAAELAAVSSITHNR
- the gmk gene encoding guanylate kinase codes for the protein MSKGTLYIVSAPSGAGKSSLISALLESNPTYAMKVSVSHTTRGMRPGETDGVHYHFIQKEHFEELIQKGEFLEYAEVFGNYYGTSRVWIEETLDKGIDVFLDIDWQGARQIREQMPLAKSVFILPPSNGELERRLNARGQDSDAVIAKRMSEAKSEISHYDEYDYVIINDDFDTAQMDFRSIIRAERLKQDKQTTKYKGMLEALLAD
- a CDS encoding phosphate-starvation-inducible PsiE family protein, whose protein sequence is MPSHLPKSFSKPFLKVFHILEAILLVAITLATLFAMVNEFIHVFVEQQIQLTDILLMFIYLEVLAMVQQFVMNGKIPVRYPIYIAMMAIARYITLGMKEIDATLVVWLALAAFILAAATLLIRVGHHYWPYEINENKHYDE
- a CDS encoding DMT family transporter; translated protein: MNKKYLPALLFVSVCLIWGTTWLAMEFAVQTIPPIFATGLRFLIASPLLIMLAKLFKQSLFFPKGKRLWMLIVAMFYFAIPFTLMIFGEQYISSGLASIIFANMPIAVMFTSSLFLGLKLRKIQIGGLFVAVLSLILILTKEMSLGGEDYLLGFLALGGAVLMHAIMYVLVEKFCERVPVLTYNALPSLIASLCLLVTSMFIEQPDVSTFSVDSIMAVVYLGIFASVGGIVAYFKLGQVSSPFTASICFLFFPLIALSLSVWFAGNSISTTSVLLLLPLLCGILVTKLDASFWTKLFSLGMGERRKQKVS
- a CDS encoding YicC/YloC family endoribonuclease; the protein is MIYSMTAYARREVKADWGNAVWEIRSVNQRYLETYFRMPEQFRGLEPVLRERFRKRLARGKVECHLRFEANNASNSELKINEDLARQVIKAAQWVKTESGEGSINPFQILQWQGVMEAPEQDFDAINKELLEHFELAVNDFIEARASEGANMQALIVQRLDAITEEAAKVRARMPEILEWQRNRLLTKFEDAKIELDSSRVEQELILLAQKSDVAEEIDRLDSHVKEANSIMKKGGACGRKLDFMMQEFNREANTLASKSISTDITASGVELKVLIEQMREQIQNIE
- the rph gene encoding ribonuclease PH, translating into MRPSGRTAQQVRPITLTRNFTAHAEGSVLVEFGNTKVICTASVEENVPRWLKGKGKGWVTAEYGMLPRATHTRNRREAASGKQGGRTMEIQRLIARSLRAAVDLEALGEQMITVDCDVIQADGGTRTASITGASVALADAINHMIATGKLKSNPMKGHVAAVSVGIYNGEAICDLEYLEDSAADTDMNVVMMEDGKMIEVQGTAEEAPFSHQELLDMLALAQQGINDIIEKQKAALAE